A DNA window from Schistocerca americana isolate TAMUIC-IGC-003095 chromosome 4, iqSchAmer2.1, whole genome shotgun sequence contains the following coding sequences:
- the LOC124612783 gene encoding trafficking protein particle complex subunit 6b, which translates to MADEALFEYLHSELVAYAFKDCEKDKQASDLSTLEYIGFSSGYRIIERLTKEWPRFKDELDTMKFICTDFWSSINKKQIDNLRTNHQGVYVLQDNAFRFLTRLSTGRQYLELAPRYVAFTCGLIRGALSNLGINSMVTAEVQSMPACKFHIQVQRT; encoded by the exons ATGGCAGACGAAGCGTTGTTTGAATACCTTCACTCGGAACTCGTCGCCTATGCTTTCAAAGATTGCGAGAAAGATAAACAG GCATCGGACCTGTCAACATTGGAATACATTGGATTTTCGTCAGGATATAGAATTATTGAAAG GTTAACAAAAGAGTGGCCACGGTTCAAAGATGAACTTGATACCATGAAATTTATATGTACTGATTTTTGGTCATCCATCAATAAGAAACAGATTGATAATCTAAGGACCAATCATCAAGGTGTATATGTACTCCAAGATAATGCATTCCGATTTCTAACTAGACTGTCAACAGGTCGCCAGTATCTTGAACTAGCTCCTAGG TATGTAGCATTCACTTGTGGACTGATACGTGGTGCTTTGTCTAATCTTGGTATCAATAGTATGGTGACAGCTGAAGTCCAGTCAATGCCAGCATGCAAATTCCACATTCAGGTGCAGAGGACATGA